In Temnothorax longispinosus isolate EJ_2023e chromosome 2, Tlon_JGU_v1, whole genome shotgun sequence, one DNA window encodes the following:
- the LOC139825406 gene encoding endoplasmic reticulum aminopeptidase 1 isoform X2: protein MPKGSPEKDSSENIQLEPLSRTPRRNESMDRAEIDAKAPLRHAARKTCDLESNAGLHRRNFYERANEVVRCSERTTHCVLCICCLVLLVASLIIALAPFRTGCTCLQEDLSKAMDDEENAVPRMENGEVFPWDNIRLPAFAHPIRYNITMHPNLTTLEFRGRVTIEFFVDEETKFIVFHSKNLTIKEQIVKDDQEELKIAKLLEYPKREQLYLELEDTSFRKKNNYTLYLSFNSTLNSTELKGFYFNSYITPEGEYRYLASTRFEPTYARMAFPCFDEPQFKAKFKISIYRDRFHIALCNMPAINTEEAGFYLGTNLLRDDFQESVDMSTYLVAFVVCDFKRVFELTQRNTSVSVYATSHMLPHMKYAMITAARIMDYFESFFGIPYPLPKQDIVAIPNFEPAAMENWGLITVRESFLMYDQQETSTEIQEYIAVIMAHELAHQWFGNLVTMKWWNDLWLNEGAATFFEYKGVNHIFPEWGMMDLFILHKTQEALELDALANSHPVSVPVENPVEIESIFDTVSYYKGASILYMLEVVLCENVFKRGLNDYLNLHAYGNTETNNLWDIFTKHSKNTSISTDLDVKTIMNTWIQQMGFPLVTIIREDSTITATQKRFLASPRETGVNISQPKSPFNYKWYIPLNCYTDKDDPMESPMEVWMNMTNATFDIPSDVDYIKCNINQTGFYRVNYPKEMWTSIIKTLMKNHTKFSPADRANLIDDAFSLCDAGEVDASIPLELLLYLVNETDYAPWETALRHLKFWKGRLAESAAYKKYILFFKQLLGPITRYIGWTDEGSHLKKLLRIAVLKAAIKLGMNDVVKSARSLFQDWISKGKRIAPNIRNIVYMAGIKFGEEADWQHCWQVYLKTQIQSEKLLMLQALGASRDPWLLKRYLRLSLDRNLLKAQEVNTVITSVAANPHGYYLAWRHIKAYWPQIEALYINESLSINNLILSVVPDYFITEYDYCEVSEFFKQHGHDVRRGNRTLQQSLERIKFNIHWVKTNAKGVNNWLTEYFTDLNFAS, encoded by the exons ATGCCGAAAGGAAGTCCGGAAAAGGATAGCAGCGAAAATATCCAGTTGGAGCCTTTGTCTAGGACGCCTAGGCGAAACGAATCTATGGACCGTGCAGAAATAGATGCGAAGGCACCGTTAAGACACGCCGCAAGAAAGACATGTGATTTAG AGAGCAATGCAGGATTGCACAGACGTAACTTTTACGAGCGCGCAAATGAAGTCGTTAGATGTTCTGAAAGAACGACTCATTGTGTACTTTGTATTTGCTGCCTGGTACTTCTCGTTGCATCACTTATCATCGCCTTGGCGCCTTTCCGAACTG gcTGCACTTGTCTTCAAGAAGATTTAAGTAAGGCTATGGACGACGAAGAAAACGCCGTGCCTCGGATGGAAAATGGAGAG GTATTTCCATGGGATAACATAAGATTACCTGCCTTTGCACATCCTATTAGGTACAATATTACCATGCATCCAAATCTTACCACCTTAGAATTTAGAG gaCGAGTCACAATCGAATTCTTTGTCGATGAAGAGACCAAATTTATCGTCTTCCATAGtaaaaatttgacaataaaGGAACAG ATAGTCAAAGATGATCAAGAAGAGCTAAAAATCGCAAAGTTGCTCGAATATCCGAAACGCGAACAGCTGTATTTGGAATTAGAGGACACATCATTTCGAAAAAAGAACAATTACACGCTATATCTGAGTTTTAATTCGACGTTGAATTCTACTGAGCTTAAAGGGTTCTATTTTAACAGTTACATCACTCCTGAAGGAGAATACAG ATATTTGGCTTCAACTCGCTTCGAACCAACATACGCGCGCATGGCCTTTCCATGTTTCGATGAACCACAATTTAAAGCTAAATTTAAGATATCAATATATAGGGATAGATTTCACATTGCGTTATGTAACATGCCTGCGATAAATACTGAGGAGGCTGGATTTTACTTGGGCACAAATCTC CTACGCGATGACTTTCAAGAGTCCGTAGATATGTCGACGTACTTGGTAGCTTTTGTGGTATGCGATTTTAAAAGAGTTTTTGAACTAACACAGAGAAATACATCTGTAAGTGTGTACGCCACATCGCATATGCTTCCGCATATGAAGTATGCTATGATCACTGCTGCTCGTATTATGGATTACTTTGAATCTTTCTTTGGCATACCTTACCCTTTGCCAAAGCAAG ATATAGTAGCAATCCCTAATTTTGAGCCCGCCGCTATGGAAAATTGGGGCCTAATTACTGTTCGagaatcatttttaatgtacGATCAACAAGAAACATCTACTGAAATACAGGAATACATAGCCGTTATTATGGCTCACGAATTGGCTCATCAATGGTTCGGCAATCTCGTCACAATGAAATGGTGGAATGATCTGTGGCTGAACGAGGGTGCCGCGACGTTCTTCGAATACAAAGGCGTAAATCACATTTTTCCCGAATGGGGCATGATGgatttattcatattacaCAAAACGCAAGAAGCACTCGAACTCGATGCCCTAGCCAACAGTCACCCGGTAAGCGTGCCCGTTGAAAACCCCGTCGAGATAGAAAGCATATTCGATACGGTCAGCTACTACAAAGGCGCTTCCATCCTCTACATGTTGGAAGTAGTTTTATGCGAGAATGTTTTTAAACGCGGACTAAACGATTATCTAAATCTGCACGCGTATGGAAATACGGAGACCAACAATCTGTGggacatttttacaaaacattccAAAAATACATCTATTAGCACGGATCTTGACGTGAAA ACCATAATGAACACTTGGATCCAACAAATGGGCTTCCCACTTGTTACCATCATCCGTGAAGACAGTACTATCACGGCGACACAAAAAAGATTCCTTGCTTCGCCGCGAGAAACTGGAGTAAACATTTCGCAACCCAAATCACCCTTCAATTACAAGTGGTACATCCCGTTGAACTGTTACACAGACAAGGATGACCCGATGGAATCTCCTATGGAGGTGTGGATGAATATGACCAACG CGACTTTCGATATACCGAGCGACGTAGATTACATCAAATGCAACATCAACCAAACTGGCTTTTATCGAGTAAACTATCCGAAGGAGATGTGGACCTCGATCATCAAAACTTTGATGAAGAATCACACCAAATTCAGTCCGGCAGATCGGGCGAATCTCATCGACGATGCGTTTTCGCTTTGTGATGCGGGCGAGGTGGATGCTTCGATCCCACTGGAGCTTTTGCTTTACCTTGTTAACGAAACAGATTACGCGCCATGGGAAACCGCGCTTCGTCATTTGAAATTTTGGAAAGGCAGACTGGCCGAGAGTGCAGcgtataagaaatatatcttattcttTAAGCAACTGTTGGGTCCGATTACAAGATACATTGGCTGGACAGATGAGGGATCTCACTTGAAAAA ATTATTGAGAATCGCAGTACTGAAAGCCGCTATCAAATTAGGAATGAATGATGTGGTGAAGTCTGCAAGGAGTCTTTTTCAAGACTGGATATCGAAAGGCAAACGCATCGCACCCAATATACGGAATATTGTTTATATGGCAG GCATCAAATTCGGAGAGGAGGCTGATTGGCAGCATTGCTGGCAGGTTTATCTTAAGACGCAAATCCAGAGCGAGAAGCTATTAATGTTGCAAGCCCTAGGTGCGTCGAGGGATCCTTGGTTACTCAAACGTTATCTTCGACTTTCGTTGGATCGGAATCTGCTTAAGGCGCAAGAAGTTAATACCGTCATAACGTCCGTCGCTGCCAATCCACACGGATATTATCTCGCTTGGCGTCATATTAAAGCTTATTGGCCGCAAATAGAAGCTTTGTATATCAATGAATCGCTCTCGATAAACAATCTCATACTTAGCGTTGTTCCTGACTATTTCATCACGGAGTACGATTATTGCGAA gtttcGGAATTCTTCAAGCAGCATGGGCATGACGTTCGCCGCGGTAATCGCACTCTGCAGCAGAGTTTAGAAAGGATAAAGTTCAACATCCACTGGGTAAAAACAAACGCGAAAGGTGTGAATAATTGGCTCACCGAATACTTCACGGATCTGAATTTTGCAAGTTAG
- the LOC139825406 gene encoding endoplasmic reticulum aminopeptidase 1 isoform X3, which yields MSEQDAFLTEESNAGLHRRNFYERANEVVRCSERTTHCVLCICCLVLLVASLIIALAPFRTGCTCLQEDLSKAMDDEENAVPRMENGEVFPWDNIRLPAFAHPIRYNITMHPNLTTLEFRGRVTIEFFVDEETKFIVFHSKNLTIKEQIVKDDQEELKIAKLLEYPKREQLYLELEDTSFRKKNNYTLYLSFNSTLNSTELKGFYFNSYITPEGEYRYLASTRFEPTYARMAFPCFDEPQFKAKFKISIYRDRFHIALCNMPAINTEEAGFYLGTNLLRDDFQESVDMSTYLVAFVVCDFKRVFELTQRNTSVSVYATSHMLPHMKYAMITAARIMDYFESFFGIPYPLPKQDIVAIPNFEPAAMENWGLITVRESFLMYDQQETSTEIQEYIAVIMAHELAHQWFGNLVTMKWWNDLWLNEGAATFFEYKGVNHIFPEWGMMDLFILHKTQEALELDALANSHPVSVPVENPVEIESIFDTVSYYKGASILYMLEVVLCENVFKRGLNDYLNLHAYGNTETNNLWDIFTKHSKNTSISTDLDVKTIMNTWIQQMGFPLVTIIREDSTITATQKRFLASPRETGVNISQPKSPFNYKWYIPLNCYTDKDDPMESPMEVWMNMTNATFDIPSDVDYIKCNINQTGFYRVNYPKEMWTSIIKTLMKNHTKFSPADRANLIDDAFSLCDAGEVDASIPLELLLYLVNETDYAPWETALRHLKFWKGRLAESAAYKKYILFFKQLLGPITRYIGWTDEGSHLKKLLRIAVLKAAIKLGMNDVVKSARSLFQDWISKGKRIAPNIRNIVYMAGIKFGEEADWQHCWQVYLKTQIQSEKLLMLQALGASRDPWLLKRYLRLSLDRNLLKAQEVNTVITSVAANPHGYYLAWRHIKAYWPQIEALYINESLSINNLILSVVPDYFITEYDYCEVSEFFKQHGHDVRRGNRTLQQSLERIKFNIHWVKTNAKGVNNWLTEYFTDLNFAS from the exons ATGAGCGAGCAGGATGCTTTTCTGACAG AAGAGAGCAATGCAGGATTGCACAGACGTAACTTTTACGAGCGCGCAAATGAAGTCGTTAGATGTTCTGAAAGAACGACTCATTGTGTACTTTGTATTTGCTGCCTGGTACTTCTCGTTGCATCACTTATCATCGCCTTGGCGCCTTTCCGAACTG gcTGCACTTGTCTTCAAGAAGATTTAAGTAAGGCTATGGACGACGAAGAAAACGCCGTGCCTCGGATGGAAAATGGAGAG GTATTTCCATGGGATAACATAAGATTACCTGCCTTTGCACATCCTATTAGGTACAATATTACCATGCATCCAAATCTTACCACCTTAGAATTTAGAG gaCGAGTCACAATCGAATTCTTTGTCGATGAAGAGACCAAATTTATCGTCTTCCATAGtaaaaatttgacaataaaGGAACAG ATAGTCAAAGATGATCAAGAAGAGCTAAAAATCGCAAAGTTGCTCGAATATCCGAAACGCGAACAGCTGTATTTGGAATTAGAGGACACATCATTTCGAAAAAAGAACAATTACACGCTATATCTGAGTTTTAATTCGACGTTGAATTCTACTGAGCTTAAAGGGTTCTATTTTAACAGTTACATCACTCCTGAAGGAGAATACAG ATATTTGGCTTCAACTCGCTTCGAACCAACATACGCGCGCATGGCCTTTCCATGTTTCGATGAACCACAATTTAAAGCTAAATTTAAGATATCAATATATAGGGATAGATTTCACATTGCGTTATGTAACATGCCTGCGATAAATACTGAGGAGGCTGGATTTTACTTGGGCACAAATCTC CTACGCGATGACTTTCAAGAGTCCGTAGATATGTCGACGTACTTGGTAGCTTTTGTGGTATGCGATTTTAAAAGAGTTTTTGAACTAACACAGAGAAATACATCTGTAAGTGTGTACGCCACATCGCATATGCTTCCGCATATGAAGTATGCTATGATCACTGCTGCTCGTATTATGGATTACTTTGAATCTTTCTTTGGCATACCTTACCCTTTGCCAAAGCAAG ATATAGTAGCAATCCCTAATTTTGAGCCCGCCGCTATGGAAAATTGGGGCCTAATTACTGTTCGagaatcatttttaatgtacGATCAACAAGAAACATCTACTGAAATACAGGAATACATAGCCGTTATTATGGCTCACGAATTGGCTCATCAATGGTTCGGCAATCTCGTCACAATGAAATGGTGGAATGATCTGTGGCTGAACGAGGGTGCCGCGACGTTCTTCGAATACAAAGGCGTAAATCACATTTTTCCCGAATGGGGCATGATGgatttattcatattacaCAAAACGCAAGAAGCACTCGAACTCGATGCCCTAGCCAACAGTCACCCGGTAAGCGTGCCCGTTGAAAACCCCGTCGAGATAGAAAGCATATTCGATACGGTCAGCTACTACAAAGGCGCTTCCATCCTCTACATGTTGGAAGTAGTTTTATGCGAGAATGTTTTTAAACGCGGACTAAACGATTATCTAAATCTGCACGCGTATGGAAATACGGAGACCAACAATCTGTGggacatttttacaaaacattccAAAAATACATCTATTAGCACGGATCTTGACGTGAAA ACCATAATGAACACTTGGATCCAACAAATGGGCTTCCCACTTGTTACCATCATCCGTGAAGACAGTACTATCACGGCGACACAAAAAAGATTCCTTGCTTCGCCGCGAGAAACTGGAGTAAACATTTCGCAACCCAAATCACCCTTCAATTACAAGTGGTACATCCCGTTGAACTGTTACACAGACAAGGATGACCCGATGGAATCTCCTATGGAGGTGTGGATGAATATGACCAACG CGACTTTCGATATACCGAGCGACGTAGATTACATCAAATGCAACATCAACCAAACTGGCTTTTATCGAGTAAACTATCCGAAGGAGATGTGGACCTCGATCATCAAAACTTTGATGAAGAATCACACCAAATTCAGTCCGGCAGATCGGGCGAATCTCATCGACGATGCGTTTTCGCTTTGTGATGCGGGCGAGGTGGATGCTTCGATCCCACTGGAGCTTTTGCTTTACCTTGTTAACGAAACAGATTACGCGCCATGGGAAACCGCGCTTCGTCATTTGAAATTTTGGAAAGGCAGACTGGCCGAGAGTGCAGcgtataagaaatatatcttattcttTAAGCAACTGTTGGGTCCGATTACAAGATACATTGGCTGGACAGATGAGGGATCTCACTTGAAAAA ATTATTGAGAATCGCAGTACTGAAAGCCGCTATCAAATTAGGAATGAATGATGTGGTGAAGTCTGCAAGGAGTCTTTTTCAAGACTGGATATCGAAAGGCAAACGCATCGCACCCAATATACGGAATATTGTTTATATGGCAG GCATCAAATTCGGAGAGGAGGCTGATTGGCAGCATTGCTGGCAGGTTTATCTTAAGACGCAAATCCAGAGCGAGAAGCTATTAATGTTGCAAGCCCTAGGTGCGTCGAGGGATCCTTGGTTACTCAAACGTTATCTTCGACTTTCGTTGGATCGGAATCTGCTTAAGGCGCAAGAAGTTAATACCGTCATAACGTCCGTCGCTGCCAATCCACACGGATATTATCTCGCTTGGCGTCATATTAAAGCTTATTGGCCGCAAATAGAAGCTTTGTATATCAATGAATCGCTCTCGATAAACAATCTCATACTTAGCGTTGTTCCTGACTATTTCATCACGGAGTACGATTATTGCGAA gtttcGGAATTCTTCAAGCAGCATGGGCATGACGTTCGCCGCGGTAATCGCACTCTGCAGCAGAGTTTAGAAAGGATAAAGTTCAACATCCACTGGGTAAAAACAAACGCGAAAGGTGTGAATAATTGGCTCACCGAATACTTCACGGATCTGAATTTTGCAAGTTAG
- the LOC139825406 gene encoding endoplasmic reticulum aminopeptidase 1 isoform X4, producing MSEQDAFLTESNAGLHRRNFYERANEVVRCSERTTHCVLCICCLVLLVASLIIALAPFRTGCTCLQEDLSKAMDDEENAVPRMENGEVFPWDNIRLPAFAHPIRYNITMHPNLTTLEFRGRVTIEFFVDEETKFIVFHSKNLTIKEQIVKDDQEELKIAKLLEYPKREQLYLELEDTSFRKKNNYTLYLSFNSTLNSTELKGFYFNSYITPEGEYRYLASTRFEPTYARMAFPCFDEPQFKAKFKISIYRDRFHIALCNMPAINTEEAGFYLGTNLLRDDFQESVDMSTYLVAFVVCDFKRVFELTQRNTSVSVYATSHMLPHMKYAMITAARIMDYFESFFGIPYPLPKQDIVAIPNFEPAAMENWGLITVRESFLMYDQQETSTEIQEYIAVIMAHELAHQWFGNLVTMKWWNDLWLNEGAATFFEYKGVNHIFPEWGMMDLFILHKTQEALELDALANSHPVSVPVENPVEIESIFDTVSYYKGASILYMLEVVLCENVFKRGLNDYLNLHAYGNTETNNLWDIFTKHSKNTSISTDLDVKTIMNTWIQQMGFPLVTIIREDSTITATQKRFLASPRETGVNISQPKSPFNYKWYIPLNCYTDKDDPMESPMEVWMNMTNATFDIPSDVDYIKCNINQTGFYRVNYPKEMWTSIIKTLMKNHTKFSPADRANLIDDAFSLCDAGEVDASIPLELLLYLVNETDYAPWETALRHLKFWKGRLAESAAYKKYILFFKQLLGPITRYIGWTDEGSHLKKLLRIAVLKAAIKLGMNDVVKSARSLFQDWISKGKRIAPNIRNIVYMAGIKFGEEADWQHCWQVYLKTQIQSEKLLMLQALGASRDPWLLKRYLRLSLDRNLLKAQEVNTVITSVAANPHGYYLAWRHIKAYWPQIEALYINESLSINNLILSVVPDYFITEYDYCEVSEFFKQHGHDVRRGNRTLQQSLERIKFNIHWVKTNAKGVNNWLTEYFTDLNFAS from the exons ATGAGCGAGCAGGATGCTTTTCTGACAG AGAGCAATGCAGGATTGCACAGACGTAACTTTTACGAGCGCGCAAATGAAGTCGTTAGATGTTCTGAAAGAACGACTCATTGTGTACTTTGTATTTGCTGCCTGGTACTTCTCGTTGCATCACTTATCATCGCCTTGGCGCCTTTCCGAACTG gcTGCACTTGTCTTCAAGAAGATTTAAGTAAGGCTATGGACGACGAAGAAAACGCCGTGCCTCGGATGGAAAATGGAGAG GTATTTCCATGGGATAACATAAGATTACCTGCCTTTGCACATCCTATTAGGTACAATATTACCATGCATCCAAATCTTACCACCTTAGAATTTAGAG gaCGAGTCACAATCGAATTCTTTGTCGATGAAGAGACCAAATTTATCGTCTTCCATAGtaaaaatttgacaataaaGGAACAG ATAGTCAAAGATGATCAAGAAGAGCTAAAAATCGCAAAGTTGCTCGAATATCCGAAACGCGAACAGCTGTATTTGGAATTAGAGGACACATCATTTCGAAAAAAGAACAATTACACGCTATATCTGAGTTTTAATTCGACGTTGAATTCTACTGAGCTTAAAGGGTTCTATTTTAACAGTTACATCACTCCTGAAGGAGAATACAG ATATTTGGCTTCAACTCGCTTCGAACCAACATACGCGCGCATGGCCTTTCCATGTTTCGATGAACCACAATTTAAAGCTAAATTTAAGATATCAATATATAGGGATAGATTTCACATTGCGTTATGTAACATGCCTGCGATAAATACTGAGGAGGCTGGATTTTACTTGGGCACAAATCTC CTACGCGATGACTTTCAAGAGTCCGTAGATATGTCGACGTACTTGGTAGCTTTTGTGGTATGCGATTTTAAAAGAGTTTTTGAACTAACACAGAGAAATACATCTGTAAGTGTGTACGCCACATCGCATATGCTTCCGCATATGAAGTATGCTATGATCACTGCTGCTCGTATTATGGATTACTTTGAATCTTTCTTTGGCATACCTTACCCTTTGCCAAAGCAAG ATATAGTAGCAATCCCTAATTTTGAGCCCGCCGCTATGGAAAATTGGGGCCTAATTACTGTTCGagaatcatttttaatgtacGATCAACAAGAAACATCTACTGAAATACAGGAATACATAGCCGTTATTATGGCTCACGAATTGGCTCATCAATGGTTCGGCAATCTCGTCACAATGAAATGGTGGAATGATCTGTGGCTGAACGAGGGTGCCGCGACGTTCTTCGAATACAAAGGCGTAAATCACATTTTTCCCGAATGGGGCATGATGgatttattcatattacaCAAAACGCAAGAAGCACTCGAACTCGATGCCCTAGCCAACAGTCACCCGGTAAGCGTGCCCGTTGAAAACCCCGTCGAGATAGAAAGCATATTCGATACGGTCAGCTACTACAAAGGCGCTTCCATCCTCTACATGTTGGAAGTAGTTTTATGCGAGAATGTTTTTAAACGCGGACTAAACGATTATCTAAATCTGCACGCGTATGGAAATACGGAGACCAACAATCTGTGggacatttttacaaaacattccAAAAATACATCTATTAGCACGGATCTTGACGTGAAA ACCATAATGAACACTTGGATCCAACAAATGGGCTTCCCACTTGTTACCATCATCCGTGAAGACAGTACTATCACGGCGACACAAAAAAGATTCCTTGCTTCGCCGCGAGAAACTGGAGTAAACATTTCGCAACCCAAATCACCCTTCAATTACAAGTGGTACATCCCGTTGAACTGTTACACAGACAAGGATGACCCGATGGAATCTCCTATGGAGGTGTGGATGAATATGACCAACG CGACTTTCGATATACCGAGCGACGTAGATTACATCAAATGCAACATCAACCAAACTGGCTTTTATCGAGTAAACTATCCGAAGGAGATGTGGACCTCGATCATCAAAACTTTGATGAAGAATCACACCAAATTCAGTCCGGCAGATCGGGCGAATCTCATCGACGATGCGTTTTCGCTTTGTGATGCGGGCGAGGTGGATGCTTCGATCCCACTGGAGCTTTTGCTTTACCTTGTTAACGAAACAGATTACGCGCCATGGGAAACCGCGCTTCGTCATTTGAAATTTTGGAAAGGCAGACTGGCCGAGAGTGCAGcgtataagaaatatatcttattcttTAAGCAACTGTTGGGTCCGATTACAAGATACATTGGCTGGACAGATGAGGGATCTCACTTGAAAAA ATTATTGAGAATCGCAGTACTGAAAGCCGCTATCAAATTAGGAATGAATGATGTGGTGAAGTCTGCAAGGAGTCTTTTTCAAGACTGGATATCGAAAGGCAAACGCATCGCACCCAATATACGGAATATTGTTTATATGGCAG GCATCAAATTCGGAGAGGAGGCTGATTGGCAGCATTGCTGGCAGGTTTATCTTAAGACGCAAATCCAGAGCGAGAAGCTATTAATGTTGCAAGCCCTAGGTGCGTCGAGGGATCCTTGGTTACTCAAACGTTATCTTCGACTTTCGTTGGATCGGAATCTGCTTAAGGCGCAAGAAGTTAATACCGTCATAACGTCCGTCGCTGCCAATCCACACGGATATTATCTCGCTTGGCGTCATATTAAAGCTTATTGGCCGCAAATAGAAGCTTTGTATATCAATGAATCGCTCTCGATAAACAATCTCATACTTAGCGTTGTTCCTGACTATTTCATCACGGAGTACGATTATTGCGAA gtttcGGAATTCTTCAAGCAGCATGGGCATGACGTTCGCCGCGGTAATCGCACTCTGCAGCAGAGTTTAGAAAGGATAAAGTTCAACATCCACTGGGTAAAAACAAACGCGAAAGGTGTGAATAATTGGCTCACCGAATACTTCACGGATCTGAATTTTGCAAGTTAG